One Sediminicola sp. YIK13 DNA segment encodes these proteins:
- a CDS encoding DUF1573 domain-containing protein, with protein MKRTVITLSLVSALALFSCKEKASTKINAENVEVAAERDTAAKSLPVMSFDKSEHDFGTIEQGAPQETIFSFTNTGDAPLIITDAKSSCGCTVPEFPKNTPIAPGETGQMLVKFNGSGQNQVTKTITVTANTAKGSEILRIQAFVNPKGAQGAAIPLKK; from the coding sequence ATGAAAAGAACTGTCATTACCTTAAGCTTAGTTTCTGCACTGGCTTTATTTTCTTGTAAAGAAAAAGCGTCCACTAAAATAAATGCTGAAAATGTAGAAGTCGCAGCAGAGAGAGATACAGCGGCCAAAAGCCTTCCTGTTATGAGTTTTGATAAATCTGAGCACGACTTTGGTACCATAGAGCAAGGTGCTCCCCAAGAGACTATCTTTAGTTTTACCAATACAGGAGATGCGCCATTGATCATTACAGATGCAAAAAGTAGCTGTGGTTGTACAGTACCAGAATTTCCAAAAAACACACCTATTGCGCCAGGTGAAACTGGACAAATGTTGGTGAAATTCAATGGTTCAGGTCAGAACCAAGTTACCAAAACCATTACAGTAACGGCCAATACTGCCAAAGGATCAGAGATCTTGAGGATACAGGCTTTTGTAAACCCAAAAGGAGCTCAAGGAGCTGCTATTCCATTAAAGAAATAA
- the nusB gene encoding transcription antitermination factor NusB has translation MLTRRHIRVKVMQGIYALTQSHSDSLEKQEKFLRVSIENMYSLYLLSLGLLIEVQQMAKEQVKLSSKKYMANASDEFPNKEKFINNEVMLQLASNGPLKEELERRKLNNWYLNEEYVKIIYREIVASESYQKYMSIPSTSYQADKELVIDLFRNVIAPNEKIYDHFEDDKLTWVDDIPIVNTFILKQLKKVTADKANTYFLPQLVQDEDDLDFAKKLLVKTLLNNEVLVKEIEGKTPNWDKDRIADVDAILLKMAICELLNFPSIPERVTINEYLEIAKEYSTPKSSIFINGILDNLVKDYRAEGKLKKVGRGLL, from the coding sequence ATGCTCACAAGAAGGCATATCAGGGTTAAAGTGATGCAAGGTATCTATGCCTTGACACAATCACACAGTGATTCATTGGAAAAACAGGAAAAGTTTTTAAGAGTGAGTATTGAAAACATGTATTCACTATACCTGTTGTCTTTGGGCCTACTAATAGAGGTTCAGCAGATGGCAAAAGAGCAAGTGAAATTATCCTCTAAAAAATATATGGCCAATGCTTCCGATGAATTTCCCAATAAGGAAAAGTTCATTAACAATGAAGTGATGCTCCAATTGGCGAGCAACGGTCCCTTAAAAGAAGAATTGGAGCGTAGAAAACTCAACAATTGGTACTTGAACGAAGAGTACGTTAAAATTATCTATCGAGAAATAGTTGCCAGCGAATCCTACCAAAAGTATATGTCAATCCCATCTACTTCCTATCAAGCGGATAAAGAATTGGTCATTGATCTGTTTAGAAATGTAATTGCGCCCAATGAGAAAATCTATGATCATTTTGAAGATGATAAACTTACCTGGGTAGATGACATTCCGATTGTAAATACTTTTATTCTCAAACAATTGAAGAAGGTGACAGCCGATAAGGCCAACACTTATTTCTTGCCACAATTGGTGCAGGATGAGGACGATCTTGATTTTGCTAAAAAATTATTGGTGAAGACCTTGTTGAACAATGAAGTTTTGGTGAAGGAGATAGAGGGAAAAACACCAAATTGGGATAAAGATCGTATTGCTGATGTAGATGCCATACTCTTAAAAATGGCAATTTGTGAGCTATTGAACTTTCCTTCCATTCCGGAAAGGGTGACCATTAATGAATACCTGGAAATTGCCAAAGAATATTCTACCCCAAAGAGTAGTATTTTTATCAATGGAATTTTGGATAACCTTGTAAAAGATTACAGGGCCGAAGGAAAACTTAAAAAAGTAGGGAGAGGTTTGTTATAA
- a CDS encoding ABC transporter ATP-binding protein: MKELKYINKYFKKYWGKLVLGIIITIIARIFSLVMPPYVNKSIKAMEDYLTGDRSNLDLVKGELLQYILIIIGAALLSGFFTFLMRQTIINISRYIEYDLKNEVYDHYQYLNLSFYKKNRTGDLMNRISEDVTQVRMYAGPAIMYGIQTLTLFACLLPIMFIKAPTIAFYTLLPLPILSILIYNISKIIHKKSTIVQQYLSTLSTFTQESFSGITVIKAYGLEPQISKELVGLANEGKDKSMDLAKVNAWFFPLMILLIGISNIFVIYIGGKQYINGEIESMGIIAEFIIYVNMLTWPVAVVGWLTSIVQSAAASQERINEFLNVQPDIRNEIKEETPIQGKITFNDVTFTYDDTNITALKNISFTVNNGETVAIIGKTGSGKSTILDLIARLSDVSSGEILIDDVPIKNLNLNSLRKAVGAVPQDAFLFSDTIKNNIKFGKEDATDEEIIEVAKNSVVHKNIMGFSKNYDTILGERGITLSGGQKQRVSIARALLKDPQIYLFDDCLSAVDTETEEEILNNLKKASRNRTTLIVSHRVSSAKNADKIIVLEDGKILQEGTHDILISKEGYYKELYHNQLSEKEN; encoded by the coding sequence ATGAAAGAACTTAAATATATCAATAAGTATTTTAAAAAATACTGGGGAAAACTGGTTTTAGGAATTATCATTACCATTATTGCCCGTATTTTTTCATTGGTAATGCCCCCTTATGTAAACAAGTCCATCAAGGCCATGGAGGACTACCTCACGGGTGACCGCAGTAATTTGGACTTGGTGAAAGGGGAATTGTTACAATATATACTTATCATCATAGGCGCTGCTCTGCTTTCTGGCTTTTTCACGTTTTTAATGAGGCAGACCATTATTAATATTTCTAGGTATATTGAATACGATTTGAAAAATGAGGTATATGACCACTATCAATATTTAAATCTAAGTTTTTATAAAAAAAATAGAACGGGCGATTTAATGAACCGTATCAGTGAAGATGTTACTCAGGTTAGGATGTATGCCGGACCTGCCATCATGTACGGTATTCAGACCCTGACCCTATTCGCTTGTTTATTGCCCATAATGTTCATAAAAGCGCCCACTATTGCCTTTTATACGTTATTGCCTCTACCTATCTTATCTATCCTTATCTATAATATCAGTAAGATCATTCACAAAAAAAGCACCATAGTACAGCAATATTTATCCACCTTATCCACTTTTACCCAAGAGTCTTTCTCAGGGATCACCGTGATCAAAGCATATGGTTTGGAGCCTCAGATAAGTAAGGAATTAGTAGGTTTGGCCAATGAAGGAAAAGACAAAAGCATGGATCTGGCGAAAGTCAACGCTTGGTTTTTTCCCTTAATGATTTTGCTTATCGGGATCAGCAATATATTCGTGATTTATATTGGGGGAAAACAGTACATTAATGGGGAGATAGAATCTATGGGGATCATAGCAGAGTTTATCATATATGTGAACATGCTCACCTGGCCCGTAGCAGTTGTGGGATGGCTCACCTCCATTGTTCAGAGTGCCGCAGCTTCTCAGGAGCGGATCAACGAATTCTTAAATGTACAACCGGACATAAGAAACGAAATAAAGGAGGAAACCCCCATCCAAGGAAAAATAACCTTCAATGATGTTACTTTCACCTATGATGATACCAATATTACAGCTTTAAAAAATATCTCCTTCACCGTTAATAATGGGGAAACTGTGGCCATCATTGGAAAGACAGGATCAGGAAAATCTACCATTTTAGACCTTATCGCAAGGTTAAGCGATGTTAGCTCAGGTGAAATATTGATTGATGATGTTCCCATTAAGAACCTAAACCTTAATAGCCTCCGTAAAGCCGTAGGGGCAGTTCCACAGGACGCCTTTCTTTTTTCAGACACCATTAAGAACAATATTAAATTTGGCAAGGAAGACGCCACGGATGAGGAAATCATAGAAGTTGCAAAAAACTCGGTAGTCCACAAAAACATTATGGGCTTCTCCAAAAACTACGACACCATCCTTGGGGAACGCGGCATTACGTTGAGTGGTGGACAAAAACAACGGGTATCTATCGCCAGGGCACTGTTAAAAGATCCACAGATATATTTATTTGATGACTGCCTGTCCGCGGTGGACACGGAGACCGAAGAAGAAATTTTGAACAACCTAAAAAAAGCATCCCGTAACAGGACCACACTGATAGTTAGCCATAGAGTATCCTCTGCAAAGAATGCAGATAAAATTATTGTCCTGGAAGATGGAAAGATATTACAGGAAGGCACACATGATATTTTGATAAGTAAAGAAGGTTACTACAAAGAGCTATACCACAACCAGCTATCGGAGAAAGAAAACTAG
- a CDS encoding PUR family DNA/RNA-binding protein produces the protein MSEKDLMDQEEIYSKVLRAGRRTYFFDVRSTKAGDYYLTITESKKFTHDDGSFHYKKHKIYLYKEDFTAFKEILEEMMSYIVDEKGLEVISERHQKDFKKEEQDTNNVETPLDNFTDVDFDDI, from the coding sequence ATGAGCGAAAAAGATTTAATGGATCAAGAAGAGATATATTCCAAAGTTTTAAGAGCAGGCAGAAGAACTTATTTTTTCGATGTTAGAAGCACAAAGGCAGGTGATTATTATTTGACAATTACAGAGAGTAAGAAATTTACACATGACGATGGATCGTTCCATTATAAAAAGCACAAGATTTACTTATACAAAGAAGATTTTACCGCTTTTAAGGAAATCTTGGAAGAAATGATGTCATATATAGTGGATGAAAAAGGCCTTGAGGTAATTTCTGAAAGACATCAAAAAGATTTCAAAAAAGAAGAACAGGATACAAATAACGTAGAAACCCCTTTGGATAATTTCACCGATGTGGATTTTGATGATATCTAG
- a CDS encoding M14 family metallopeptidase, whose amino-acid sequence MKKVLLLLFVALIQFTTAQESLDLNYYLPQNITYDPSIPKPVDVIGHEVGEWHVTHDKLMFYMQTLAKASDRITIENRGETYEGRPILLLTVTSPKNHANLEQIRQAHIALTDNNGNSAALDDMPIVVYQGFSIHGNEPSGANAGLAYAYYLAAAQGPAIEELLDQEIILMDPSFNPDGLQRFAYWANTNKSKNLNPDGNEREYHEVWPGGRTNHYWFDMNRDWLPVQLPESRARIESFHKWMPNILTDHHEMGTNSSFFFQPGEPTRVHPLTPKINQELTAEIGSYHAKALDKIGSFYYSEENYDDYYYGKGSTYPDVQGSIGILFEQGSSRGHIQESENGLLTFPFTIRNQFSTALSTIEAAKNMRTKILSYQRDFYKDTRANAAKSKTKAIVFGDSKDANKTWHLAEILNRQKIKFHELSSDATINGISYKKGNSYVIPMEQKNNRLIQAMFEKRTSFTDSLFYDISGWTFPMAFNVDYSELGTLGNAGPEVTDLEPLSGGTDAMSNYAYLFEWHEYYTPKALNTILNKGIRAKVAKSPFTLEGKQYDYGTIMVPVQNQEMDAKALYAFLGQVAKESRIKITGVGTGLTRGIDLGSNDFDPIKKQEVAILVGNGTSSYDAGEIWHLFDQRYDMKITKIDTDYFNRADLSRYTAIIVPSSRGSLDKKIAEKLKGWVNSGGTVIGYKNSVEWFNKNELTKLTFKKDTLVAKNISFEQREKFFGAQETGGAIFETRLDRSHPINFGYQNNTLPMFRDTNVYIEPSKDSYKNPIQYTNNPMLSGYISEENLELLKNSVPFQVDRMGKGRVIVFTDNTNFRAFWYGTNKLLMNAIFFGQSM is encoded by the coding sequence ATGAAAAAAGTATTACTCCTCCTTTTCGTGGCTCTTATTCAATTTACAACGGCTCAAGAATCACTAGACCTCAACTATTATTTACCCCAGAACATCACATATGATCCAAGTATTCCAAAGCCTGTGGATGTTATAGGCCATGAAGTTGGAGAATGGCATGTAACCCATGACAAGCTTATGTTCTATATGCAGACCTTGGCCAAGGCCAGTGACCGCATCACCATTGAAAATAGGGGTGAGACCTATGAGGGCAGACCCATATTATTACTTACGGTAACCTCCCCAAAAAATCACGCTAATTTAGAACAGATCAGGCAGGCACATATTGCTCTTACCGATAACAACGGAAACAGTGCCGCTTTGGACGATATGCCCATCGTGGTGTACCAGGGCTTCTCAATCCATGGGAATGAACCTAGTGGCGCCAATGCCGGACTTGCATATGCCTATTATTTGGCAGCTGCGCAAGGACCAGCTATTGAAGAATTATTGGATCAGGAAATAATATTGATGGATCCTTCTTTTAATCCGGACGGGTTGCAACGTTTTGCCTATTGGGCCAACACCAATAAGAGTAAAAACTTAAATCCCGATGGAAACGAAAGGGAATACCACGAAGTTTGGCCCGGAGGACGGACCAACCACTATTGGTTTGATATGAACAGGGATTGGTTGCCTGTACAATTGCCAGAAAGTCGGGCACGAATAGAATCATTTCACAAATGGATGCCCAATATCCTTACGGACCACCATGAAATGGGTACGAACTCTTCTTTCTTCTTTCAACCAGGGGAGCCTACACGGGTGCATCCACTGACACCAAAGATCAACCAAGAACTTACTGCAGAGATTGGATCATACCATGCAAAAGCGCTTGATAAAATAGGGTCCTTCTACTACTCGGAGGAGAATTACGACGATTACTATTATGGAAAAGGTTCTACCTACCCAGATGTACAAGGAAGCATAGGAATTTTGTTTGAACAGGGAAGCTCTAGAGGACATATCCAAGAAAGTGAAAATGGCTTATTGACCTTTCCATTCACCATTCGCAATCAATTTTCCACTGCCCTCTCAACCATTGAGGCAGCCAAAAATATGCGAACTAAAATTCTTTCTTATCAAAGGGACTTTTATAAGGATACAAGAGCAAATGCTGCAAAAAGCAAAACCAAGGCCATTGTTTTTGGCGATAGCAAGGATGCCAATAAAACTTGGCATTTGGCAGAAATCCTAAACAGACAGAAAATAAAATTCCATGAGTTGTCCAGCGATGCGACCATCAACGGGATTTCTTATAAAAAAGGAAACAGTTATGTTATTCCTATGGAACAAAAGAACAATAGATTGATACAGGCAATGTTTGAAAAACGTACGAGTTTCACGGACAGTCTGTTTTACGACATATCGGGATGGACCTTTCCCATGGCATTTAATGTAGATTATTCTGAATTGGGAACCCTAGGTAATGCCGGTCCTGAAGTCACCGATTTGGAGCCCTTATCAGGTGGTACGGATGCGATGAGCAACTACGCCTATTTGTTCGAGTGGCATGAATATTATACCCCTAAAGCGCTAAATACCATCTTGAACAAAGGCATCAGGGCCAAAGTAGCCAAATCTCCTTTTACCTTGGAAGGCAAGCAATACGATTACGGAACCATTATGGTACCGGTTCAAAACCAAGAAATGGACGCAAAGGCCTTGTATGCCTTTTTGGGCCAAGTAGCCAAAGAAAGTAGAATTAAAATAACCGGAGTGGGCACAGGTCTCACCAGGGGTATTGATTTGGGGAGCAACGACTTTGATCCTATCAAGAAGCAAGAAGTAGCCATTTTGGTCGGTAATGGGACTTCGTCCTATGACGCAGGTGAAATATGGCATTTGTTCGATCAGCGCTATGATATGAAAATTACCAAAATTGACACTGATTATTTCAATAGAGCAGATTTGAGCAGATATACCGCCATTATTGTTCCGAGTTCACGTGGAAGTTTGGATAAAAAAATTGCAGAAAAATTAAAAGGATGGGTTAATAGCGGAGGTACCGTTATTGGCTATAAAAATAGTGTCGAATGGTTCAACAAGAATGAACTTACCAAATTAACGTTTAAAAAAGATACGTTGGTGGCCAAAAATATATCCTTTGAACAAAGAGAAAAATTCTTTGGGGCCCAAGAAACGGGCGGGGCTATTTTTGAAACCAGATTGGATCGCTCCCACCCCATTAATTTTGGCTATCAAAATAATACCTTACCCATGTTCAGGGATACCAATGTTTATATAGAACCTTCAAAGGACAGTTACAAAAACCCTATACAATACACGAACAACCCCATGTTGAGTGGTTATATATCCGAAGAAAACCTAGAGCTACTTAAAAATAGTGTCCCCTTTCAAGTCGATAGGATGGGTAAAGGAAGAGTCATTGTATTTACTGACAACACCAATTTTAGGGCATTTTGGTATGGAACCAATAAGTTACTGATGAATGCCATTTTCTTTGGTCAGAGCATGTAA
- a CDS encoding tRNA-binding protein: MNETLTWPEFTKVDMRVGTILEVLDFPEARKPAYQLHIDFGKDIGIKKTSAQITKRYQKSDLLGRQIVAVINFPKKQIANFMSECLVLGAVEGEDVILLQPGSGVPNGLKVS; the protein is encoded by the coding sequence ATGAACGAAACCCTTACCTGGCCCGAATTCACAAAAGTGGATATGAGGGTAGGAACTATTTTAGAAGTACTTGATTTTCCAGAGGCAAGAAAGCCGGCCTATCAATTACACATAGATTTTGGGAAGGATATTGGTATTAAAAAGACGTCGGCCCAGATAACCAAACGATATCAAAAGAGTGATCTCTTAGGGCGTCAAATTGTTGCTGTGATTAATTTTCCCAAAAAGCAGATAGCAAATTTTATGAGCGAATGCTTGGTATTGGGAGCCGTAGAAGGAGAAGATGTAATCTTGTTGCAGCCGGGAAGCGGAGTCCCTAACGGACTTAAAGTATCTTAA
- a CDS encoding thioredoxin family protein — protein MSNTPSNMLPLGTLAPSFSLLDTTSQEKRNLAKLKGKKGTLIMFICNHCPFVIHVIETVSRLAEEYQKKGIQTIAISSNDIINYPQDAPGLMTKFAERFDFSFPYLYDEKQEVAKAYQAACTPDFYLFDENLELVYRGQLDDSRPGNGIPVTGKDLKNAMDQLVGGEKISTQQKPSMGCNIKWKS, from the coding sequence ATGTCCAATACACCAAGTAACATGCTGCCCTTGGGCACACTTGCCCCTTCCTTTTCTCTTTTGGATACTACATCCCAAGAAAAAAGGAACCTTGCCAAATTAAAAGGTAAAAAAGGTACTTTGATCATGTTTATCTGCAATCACTGTCCTTTTGTGATCCATGTCATCGAAACAGTGAGCAGGTTAGCCGAAGAATACCAAAAAAAAGGTATTCAAACCATAGCCATATCCAGTAATGATATTATTAATTACCCTCAGGATGCACCAGGTCTTATGACAAAATTTGCGGAAAGATTCGATTTTTCCTTTCCCTATCTCTATGACGAAAAACAAGAGGTTGCAAAGGCCTACCAGGCGGCATGCACCCCCGATTTCTATTTGTTCGATGAAAATTTGGAACTGGTGTATAGGGGACAACTGGATGATTCCCGTCCGGGCAATGGAATTCCGGTAACTGGCAAGGACCTAAAAAATGCAATGGATCAATTAGTGGGTGGTGAGAAAATTTCAACCCAGCAAAAACCAAGTATGGGCTGCAATATCAAATGGAAATCCTAG
- a CDS encoding YfiT family bacillithiol transferase translates to MEESEMEQLRYPIGHMTLPTVITEAHIKEWISTLEHLPLRLENLVKDLSDQQLETPYRPEGWTLRQLIHHIADSHHHSYTRFKWALTEDRPLIKAYEEKDWSELKDAQTGPIGLSLDYMKALHGKLVYMLKGLSPLDLERVYIHPDGNVPVTVAQNIGKYAWHGSHHLAHIENLIKRKGWRS, encoded by the coding sequence ATGGAAGAATCGGAAATGGAGCAGTTGCGTTACCCTATCGGGCATATGACATTGCCAACTGTTATTACAGAGGCACATATAAAGGAATGGATAAGCACCCTGGAACACTTGCCACTGCGTTTAGAGAATTTGGTAAAGGATCTATCGGATCAACAATTGGAAACGCCTTATCGCCCTGAAGGATGGACCTTGCGACAATTGATACATCATATTGCGGACAGCCATCACCATAGTTATACGCGTTTTAAATGGGCGCTGACCGAAGATAGGCCTTTAATTAAAGCTTATGAGGAAAAGGATTGGTCCGAACTTAAAGATGCCCAGACCGGACCTATTGGGCTATCATTGGATTATATGAAGGCCCTACATGGCAAATTGGTATATATGCTCAAGGGATTATCTCCTTTAGATCTAGAAAGGGTTTATATTCATCCGGATGGAAATGTGCCCGTAACAGTAGCTCAGAATATTGGAAAGTACGCCTGGCATGGTAGCCATCATCTGGCACATATAGAAAATCTAATTAAACGAAAGGGCTGGAGGTCATGA
- a CDS encoding peroxiredoxin — MATIRLGDIAPDFTADSSQGMINLYDYLGDGWGILFSHPADFTPVCTTELGTASKFKDEFDKRNVKMLALSVDGTESHAEWIKDINEVQDTTVNFPIIADEDKKVSKLYDMIHPNADDNLTVRSVYIIAPDKTVKLMITYPASTGRNFHELLRVIDSLQLTAYHKVATPANWEHGDDVVVSPSITTADAVNIFPKGVVEVKPYLRMTPQPNI; from the coding sequence ATGGCCACTATACGATTAGGAGATATTGCACCAGATTTTACGGCAGACAGTTCGCAGGGAATGATAAATTTATATGACTATTTAGGAGATGGATGGGGTATACTTTTTTCCCATCCGGCTGACTTCACCCCTGTTTGTACCACAGAACTAGGTACGGCTTCCAAGTTTAAGGATGAATTTGACAAACGGAATGTAAAAATGTTGGCACTAAGTGTAGATGGCACGGAGTCCCATGCCGAATGGATCAAGGATATCAATGAGGTCCAGGATACCACTGTTAACTTCCCCATCATAGCCGATGAGGACAAAAAGGTCTCCAAACTTTATGATATGATCCATCCAAATGCGGACGACAATTTAACGGTAAGATCGGTTTATATAATTGCCCCGGATAAAACAGTAAAATTAATGATTACCTACCCCGCTTCAACCGGAAGAAATTTCCATGAACTTTTACGTGTCATAGATTCCTTGCAGCTTACAGCCTACCACAAGGTAGCCACCCCGGCAAATTGGGAGCATGGTGATGATGTGGTGGTCAGCCCTTCAATAACAACGGCAGATGCGGTAAATATATTCCCAAAAGGCGTAGTGGAGGTAAAACCCTACTTAAGGATGACCCCTCAGCCCAATATTTAA
- a CDS encoding tRNA-dihydrouridine synthase family protein: MNCTLLSSPLQGFTDFKFRNAFNHYFGGIDTFYAPYIRLDGKLLIKSSYQRDLQPENNNTLEVIPQVMTNDVDEFLFVVKYVEGLGYKELNWNLGCPYPMVTKRGMGSGLISDAEKINSILERVHSETDIIVSMKMRMGYENSEEILEVLPKLDTYPLKNIAIHARIGKQLYKGGVDLEAFQRCLDQSHHKIYYNGDITSVAVFREMQERFPMIDHWMIGRGLIADPFLPQMIKDNSTVYPDNRLDIFSEFHDTIFTAYDLALSGPTPIRMKMLGFWEYFSQSFSNPQKVYKKIKKAKDVAAYKAAVKEILHMERQFNRG; the protein is encoded by the coding sequence ATGAACTGCACTCTTCTTTCTTCCCCCTTACAAGGTTTTACGGACTTCAAATTTCGAAATGCTTTTAACCACTATTTTGGCGGTATTGATACCTTTTATGCCCCATATATAAGACTAGATGGAAAACTGCTCATAAAATCTTCATACCAACGAGACCTGCAACCAGAGAACAACAACACCTTAGAGGTTATACCACAGGTAATGACCAATGATGTGGATGAATTCCTATTTGTGGTGAAATACGTTGAGGGATTGGGCTACAAGGAATTAAATTGGAATTTAGGGTGTCCATATCCTATGGTTACCAAAAGGGGTATGGGATCTGGTTTAATTAGTGATGCTGAAAAAATAAACTCCATATTGGAGAGGGTACATTCAGAAACAGATATAATTGTATCTATGAAAATGAGGATGGGTTATGAAAACAGTGAGGAAATTCTTGAAGTACTTCCTAAGTTGGATACCTATCCACTCAAAAACATTGCGATTCACGCCCGTATTGGAAAACAGCTCTATAAAGGCGGGGTTGATCTTGAAGCTTTCCAGCGATGTTTGGACCAAAGCCATCATAAAATATATTACAATGGGGATATAACCTCGGTAGCGGTCTTTAGGGAAATGCAGGAAAGGTTTCCAATGATAGACCATTGGATGATTGGAAGAGGGCTGATTGCAGATCCTTTTTTACCGCAGATGATAAAGGACAATAGCACCGTCTATCCAGATAACAGACTGGATATTTTCAGCGAATTCCACGATACTATTTTTACCGCCTATGATTTAGCATTGTCGGGGCCTACTCCAATTCGAATGAAAATGCTTGGCTTTTGGGAATATTTCAGTCAATCTTTTTCCAATCCTCAAAAGGTCTATAAAAAGATCAAAAAGGCAAAAGATGTTGCGGCCTACAAGGCTGCAGTTAAAGAAATCCTACATATGGAACGCCAATTCAATAGGGGTTAA
- a CDS encoding VF530 family DNA-binding protein, whose product MEEKKKDEEVRNNQANNPLHGIKLADILDHLVAEYGWFDLGKRINIKCFTNDPSIKSSLKFLRKTPWAREKVENLYLYSKKNR is encoded by the coding sequence ATGGAAGAGAAGAAAAAAGATGAAGAGGTCAGAAATAATCAGGCAAATAATCCGCTACATGGAATAAAATTGGCAGACATCTTGGATCATTTGGTCGCGGAATACGGGTGGTTCGATTTAGGTAAAAGAATCAATATCAAGTGTTTCACTAACGACCCCTCCATAAAATCGAGCCTAAAATTCTTAAGAAAGACCCCATGGGCAAGGGAAAAAGTAGAAAATCTATATCTCTATTCAAAAAAAAATAGATAG
- a CDS encoding cold-shock protein, which produces MNKGTVKFFNDSKGFGFIVEEGSNKEHFVHISGLIDEIREGDEVEFELEQGKKGLNAVNVKVI; this is translated from the coding sequence ATGAATAAAGGAACAGTAAAATTTTTCAACGACTCTAAAGGATTTGGTTTTATCGTTGAAGAAGGATCAAACAAAGAACACTTTGTACACATTTCAGGATTGATCGATGAGATTCGCGAAGGAGATGAAGTAGAATTCGAATTGGAACAAGGTAAAAAAGGATTGAACGCAGTAAATGTAAAAGTAATTTAA
- a CDS encoding peptidylprolyl isomerase, whose protein sequence is MQDGIYAKFNTSKGEILVKLTHDKTPGTVGNFVALAEGNMENSVKPQGTPYYDGISFHRVIPDFMIQGGCPLGTGTGDGGYKFDDEFHKDLKHDAPGVLSMANAGPGTNGTQFFITHIATPWLDNKHTVFGHVAEGQDIVDAIAQGDKIKNLEILRVGEAAEKWNAIEAFRTFEGSREKRLAEEKAKQAEELDKVAAGFDETASGLRYKIIQKGNGAKAEKGQTVSVHYEGALVDGTVFDSSYKRNQPIDFKLGVGQVIPGWDEGISLLKVGDKARFVIPSNLAYGSAGAGGVIPGDATLVFDVELMKVK, encoded by the coding sequence ATGCAAGACGGAATATATGCTAAATTCAACACTTCTAAAGGTGAGATTTTAGTGAAATTGACACATGACAAAACCCCAGGGACAGTGGGTAATTTTGTGGCTTTGGCCGAAGGTAATATGGAGAACAGTGTAAAACCACAGGGCACTCCTTATTATGATGGAATTTCTTTTCATAGGGTTATTCCAGATTTTATGATCCAAGGAGGTTGTCCTTTGGGTACAGGCACTGGTGATGGTGGATATAAGTTTGACGACGAATTCCATAAAGACCTTAAGCACGATGCTCCTGGAGTATTATCCATGGCAAATGCAGGTCCCGGAACCAATGGAACACAATTTTTCATTACCCATATTGCAACACCATGGTTAGATAATAAACATACTGTATTTGGTCATGTAGCAGAGGGTCAGGATATAGTGGACGCTATTGCACAAGGAGATAAAATTAAGAACTTGGAAATTTTACGCGTAGGGGAAGCGGCAGAGAAATGGAATGCTATCGAAGCTTTCCGAACGTTTGAAGGTTCAAGAGAGAAGAGGTTGGCTGAAGAAAAGGCAAAGCAAGCTGAAGAATTGGATAAGGTTGCAGCTGGTTTTGATGAAACTGCATCTGGGCTTAGATACAAAATCATTCAAAAAGGAAATGGTGCCAAGGCCGAAAAAGGTCAAACGGTGTCCGTTCATTATGAAGGTGCTTTGGTAGATGGTACTGTTTTTGATTCCTCGTACAAGAGAAATCAGCCTATTGATTTTAAATTAGGGGTAGGACAAGTAATTCCAGGTTGGGATGAAGGTATCAGCTTGTTAAAGGTTGGAGACAAAGCACGTTTTGTTATACCATCCAATTTGGCATACGGAAGTGCAGGAGCTGGAGGAGTAATTCCCGGAGATGCCACCTTGGTTTTTGATGTTGAACTGATGAAAGTAAAATAA